A region of Paenibacillus sp. 37 DNA encodes the following proteins:
- a CDS encoding tyrosine-type recombinase/integrase, translating into MAWNEHLGGNKYKIVERDPSKASRPKRSVTVYMPEEIARSKSEKKKEAWLALEEAKWSEQVIAGKAVKQEDITFNDFIPKWEKGYAAGNMGEYTQNVNLYNLNKYVVPEFGHLKISKITTLQLVTFFGELRRENGKEFATNSKLNIYKAAKSVFDAAHDWELITKNPMDGVQRPKTSKKEKKVMRGVKKAFNSSESETVLLALYDLPDRWRLYFTGSLLGGFRRGEYLAIEWPDVDYDRGAIWIDKQITFDKEGNKIEGEVKTEESEGWVAMPKWYMAQLKEYERIWKKEKFQCKDWAGENKSYVFHGGKGIMYFPTTPTSTWRKFLQKKGIPHVKLHGLRHTAAMLLRESGADLKTMQERLRHTKIGTTADIYTHKSEMISRDAADRLEVFDPKRLRIAP; encoded by the coding sequence ATGGCTTGGAATGAACATCTAGGAGGCAACAAGTATAAAATTGTTGAGCGAGATCCCTCAAAGGCGTCCAGACCGAAAAGGTCTGTTACTGTCTACATGCCGGAAGAGATCGCACGTTCAAAATCAGAGAAGAAAAAGGAAGCCTGGCTTGCGCTTGAAGAAGCTAAATGGAGTGAACAAGTAATAGCAGGAAAAGCAGTCAAACAGGAGGATATCACCTTTAATGACTTCATTCCGAAATGGGAGAAAGGCTACGCTGCAGGGAATATGGGCGAATACACGCAGAACGTGAACCTCTACAATCTGAACAAATATGTGGTTCCAGAGTTTGGCCACCTGAAAATTAGTAAAATAACAACCCTGCAGCTTGTTACCTTCTTTGGAGAGCTGCGGCGCGAGAACGGGAAAGAGTTCGCTACTAATTCGAAATTAAATATCTACAAAGCGGCCAAGTCGGTTTTTGACGCTGCCCATGATTGGGAACTGATTACGAAGAACCCGATGGATGGCGTTCAGCGACCGAAAACCAGCAAGAAGGAAAAGAAAGTTATGCGCGGTGTAAAGAAGGCATTTAATAGCTCAGAATCAGAAACGGTCCTGCTGGCTCTCTACGACCTGCCAGATAGGTGGAGGCTCTATTTTACCGGGTCACTCCTTGGCGGCTTCAGACGGGGCGAATATTTAGCTATAGAGTGGCCGGACGTCGACTATGATCGGGGAGCAATCTGGATCGATAAGCAAATCACATTTGATAAAGAAGGTAACAAGATTGAAGGCGAAGTTAAGACAGAAGAATCCGAGGGTTGGGTAGCTATGCCGAAGTGGTACATGGCTCAGCTCAAGGAATACGAACGAATATGGAAAAAAGAGAAATTCCAATGCAAAGATTGGGCTGGAGAGAACAAATCATATGTATTCCATGGTGGGAAAGGAATTATGTACTTCCCTACGACCCCCACAAGCACCTGGAGGAAGTTTTTGCAGAAGAAGGGCATTCCACATGTCAAACTACACGGGTTGCGACACACGGCAGCCATGCTGCTCAGAGAAAGCGGCGCGGATCTCAAGACCATGCAGGAACGTTTAAGGCACACTAAGATCGGAACCACAGCCGATATCTACACACATAAGTCTGAGATGATCTCAAGAGACGCTGCGGACCGTTTAGAGGTGTTTGATCCTAAAAGATTGAGAATTGCCCCATGA
- a CDS encoding ImmA/IrrE family metallo-endopeptidase: MVAYNYEKLCAEACVSDVDIVEKPLRGRSKGFYADGLILIDKRISTIIEKACILAEELGHHHTSFGDILDQSDIHKRKQELRARQWAYQCMLPLDQIVQAHHARISGRYDLAEYLGVTEQFLQSAIDRYTEKFGLSVRADERHIIFFDPLGVIESTA, encoded by the coding sequence ATGGTAGCCTACAACTACGAAAAACTATGCGCTGAGGCTTGTGTGTCAGACGTCGATATCGTCGAGAAGCCCTTACGGGGCAGAAGCAAGGGCTTCTATGCAGATGGGTTAATTCTTATAGATAAGCGAATCTCTACTATCATTGAAAAAGCCTGCATACTTGCTGAAGAACTAGGGCACCATCACACGAGCTTTGGCGATATTCTTGACCAAAGCGACATACATAAACGAAAGCAAGAGCTTCGCGCCAGGCAGTGGGCATATCAGTGTATGCTGCCCTTAGACCAGATTGTCCAAGCCCATCATGCCCGAATCTCAGGCCGATATGATCTTGCCGAATACCTAGGGGTAACAGAACAATTTCTCCAGTCAGCCATTGACCGCTACACGGAGAAGTTTGGTCTATCTGTCCGAGCGGATGAACGACATATCATATTTTTTGATCCACTGGGAGTCATTGAATCAACTGCGTAG
- a CDS encoding helix-turn-helix domain-containing protein — MNIVDNIRELCKEFNTSIPKLEKELGFGNGAIYNWNKNSPSIDKLQKVADLFNVSVERVLYGFELSRFEQMLRIIVGNKPIEEVAKLSGVDSETLDNYLMGICLIKPEPEFVERLAVFNPYEILVLREDFMEAAGYKTMTSKPLSANIEGESQQYVPQTIAAHHDGDDWTEEELQDIEEFKELVKLRRQLRKSKE; from the coding sequence ATGAATATTGTCGATAATATACGAGAACTTTGTAAGGAATTTAACACTTCTATCCCAAAACTTGAGAAAGAGTTAGGTTTTGGGAATGGCGCTATATACAACTGGAATAAGAACTCCCCTTCCATTGACAAGTTACAAAAGGTAGCCGACTTATTTAATGTATCTGTTGAGCGAGTTCTTTACGGGTTTGAACTATCAAGATTTGAGCAAATGCTCCGGATTATAGTAGGGAATAAACCCATTGAGGAAGTTGCAAAATTAAGCGGGGTTGACTCCGAAACTCTAGATAATTATTTGATGGGTATTTGTCTAATAAAACCGGAGCCTGAGTTTGTAGAAAGGTTAGCTGTTTTTAATCCTTATGAGATCTTAGTCCTTCGAGAAGACTTTATGGAAGCGGCAGGGTATAAAACAATGACCTCAAAACCCTTAAGTGCCAACATAGAAGGTGAATCTCAACAATATGTGCCTCAAACCATTGCAGCTCACCATGACGGTGATGATTGGACAGAAGAAGAACTTCAGGATATCGAGGAATTCAAAGAGTTAGTAAAATTAAGAAGGCAGCTTAGAAAGAGCAAGGAGTGA
- a CDS encoding helix-turn-helix domain-containing protein, with amino-acid sequence MPHYTEFGAEARKIMFQRNIKLKDLASELGVSVTYVSEILKGTREGKKQKPMIARLLGMESEVC; translated from the coding sequence ATGCCACATTATACTGAGTTTGGAGCTGAAGCGAGAAAGATCATGTTCCAACGCAACATTAAATTGAAGGACCTTGCTAGTGAACTTGGTGTCTCAGTTACTTATGTTTCCGAGATTCTTAAAGGAACACGTGAAGGAAAGAAGCAAAAACCTATGATCGCAAGGCTGTTAGGCATGGAGAGCGAGGTTTGCTAA
- a CDS encoding helix-turn-helix domain-containing protein, with product MTSTAGFIEALRVEIKHELRAEILAELKPTIEQLLYANVFDFAEACRYLKVSDSTLRRMVKNGEIPFIRNRTLIHFRQIALDKWLEGKEQTK from the coding sequence GTGACATCAACAGCAGGATTTATCGAAGCACTACGTGTGGAAATCAAGCATGAACTAAGAGCCGAGATCCTGGCCGAGCTTAAACCTACCATCGAACAACTTTTATACGCTAATGTGTTTGATTTTGCTGAGGCATGCAGATATCTGAAGGTTTCGGACTCCACGTTACGGCGGATGGTTAAAAACGGCGAGATTCCTTTCATTAGGAATCGGACACTAATTCACTTTCGTCAGATCGCATTAGATAAATGGCTAGAAGGAAAGGAGCAAACAAAGTGA
- a CDS encoding AbrB/MazE/SpoVT family DNA-binding domain-containing protein — MKATGIVRRIDHLGRVVIPKELRTVHFIEDGSPFEIFVDDDKIILRKYQPGCIFCGQSDHLHLFHGKHICTPCITKATELTKN, encoded by the coding sequence ATGAAAGCCACTGGTATTGTTCGCCGCATTGATCATCTTGGTCGCGTGGTTATTCCGAAAGAGCTTCGCACGGTTCATTTTATTGAGGACGGGAGTCCGTTTGAAATCTTTGTCGACGATGACAAGATCATTCTTCGCAAGTACCAACCAGGCTGCATTTTCTGTGGCCAAAGTGATCATTTGCACTTATTTCATGGTAAACACATTTGCACACCTTGTATTACGAAAGCAACAGAGCTTACTAAAAACTAA
- a CDS encoding DUF2800 domain-containing protein, producing MTAPAHSERKHALLGASKASQWINCPPSARLTEHIPDTRSEFADEGTAAHELSELRLQRRLTICDSKRRKDLEQKMKTFMESNRFYGPEMETAVTEYCELVEERFMEAKARSVDAAVLLEAQADFSEWVPDGKGIGDVVLISDGIMEVIDLKYGKGVPVSAFGNPQIRLYALGTWAEYNMFYDIQEVRMTIVQPRLDSITTDTMTVDELLAWAEEIVRPAAALADAGEGEFKPGDHCRWCKVKGNCRARSDANMAAIAYEFQDPALLDLDEIGAILPIAEQLQSWAKDVQGYAFDQAKAGQRIQGWKLVEGRSNRAIKDKDVAWKVLQDAEIPEDKYLKPRELHGIGELEKRIGKKELSSLISDLIIKPQGKPVLVVETDRRSELNSVADDFEGVEFDG from the coding sequence ATGACAGCCCCTGCACATTCGGAGCGGAAGCATGCCTTATTGGGTGCTTCCAAGGCTTCGCAGTGGATCAACTGCCCACCGAGCGCCAGGCTCACGGAACATATTCCGGATACGCGGAGTGAATTTGCGGATGAGGGCACGGCAGCCCATGAGCTGTCAGAGCTTCGCCTACAGCGCCGTTTGACCATCTGCGACTCAAAGCGTCGTAAGGATCTGGAACAGAAGATGAAGACCTTCATGGAATCCAATCGATTCTATGGTCCTGAAATGGAGACGGCCGTCACGGAATACTGTGAGCTGGTAGAAGAACGGTTTATGGAAGCCAAGGCACGGTCTGTGGACGCTGCAGTCCTGTTGGAAGCTCAGGCTGACTTCTCGGAATGGGTGCCCGATGGTAAGGGGATCGGTGACGTCGTACTGATCTCTGATGGAATCATGGAAGTCATTGACCTGAAATACGGTAAAGGTGTACCGGTTAGTGCATTCGGCAATCCACAGATTCGCCTATATGCCTTGGGTACTTGGGCAGAGTACAACATGTTCTATGACATTCAGGAAGTTCGGATGACTATTGTTCAGCCACGACTCGACAGTATCACTACGGACACGATGACAGTGGACGAGCTGTTGGCGTGGGCAGAGGAAATTGTTCGTCCTGCTGCCGCTCTGGCCGATGCAGGCGAAGGGGAGTTTAAGCCCGGAGATCATTGCCGGTGGTGCAAGGTCAAAGGAAACTGCCGTGCCCGTTCTGACGCCAACATGGCCGCTATAGCCTACGAGTTCCAAGATCCGGCACTACTTGATCTGGACGAAATCGGGGCAATCCTGCCTATTGCTGAACAGCTCCAGTCATGGGCTAAGGATGTTCAAGGATATGCGTTCGACCAGGCTAAGGCCGGTCAGCGAATACAAGGCTGGAAGTTGGTCGAAGGGCGCAGTAATCGCGCCATCAAAGACAAGGATGTGGCTTGGAAAGTTCTTCAGGATGCTGAAATTCCGGAAGACAAGTATCTCAAGCCACGCGAGCTACATGGTATCGGAGAACTGGAGAAACGGATTGGCAAGAAAGAATTGTCCTCATTAATCAGTGATTTAATTATAAAACCACAAGGCAAACCGGTTCTCGTGGTCGAGACAGATAGGCGGTCCGAGCTTAACAGTGTGGCCGATGATTTTGAAGGAGTAGAGTTCGATGGGTGA
- a CDS encoding DUF2815 family protein, which produces MAIDNQTTKLVTGKVRLSYANVWEPQSMDGGDPKYSTALLIPKDDKVTLQKYKAIIDTLKEQAKAKYGGKLPAKFHSPLRDGDEEKPDDEAYAGHYFFNASSKNKPGIVKPMGKDGNGKTKFQDITDTTEVYSGCYAKVSVNFYLFDTKGNKGIAAGLNNIVKVQDGDFLGGRSSVSDDFADEDFDTDDFDGDEEDFLS; this is translated from the coding sequence ATGGCAATCGACAATCAAACAACTAAATTGGTGACTGGAAAAGTAAGACTTTCTTATGCAAACGTATGGGAGCCGCAATCCATGGACGGTGGAGATCCGAAATACAGCACTGCTCTTCTGATCCCGAAAGACGACAAGGTAACCTTGCAAAAGTACAAAGCAATCATTGATACGCTTAAAGAACAAGCGAAGGCAAAATACGGTGGTAAGTTGCCTGCTAAATTCCATTCACCGCTTCGTGATGGGGATGAGGAAAAGCCGGACGATGAGGCTTACGCAGGACACTACTTCTTTAACGCCAGCTCCAAGAACAAACCGGGTATCGTGAAGCCAATGGGCAAAGACGGCAATGGTAAAACCAAGTTCCAAGATATTACGGATACCACCGAAGTATACAGCGGCTGCTACGCCAAAGTCAGCGTAAACTTCTATCTGTTCGATACTAAAGGCAACAAAGGTATTGCGGCAGGGTTGAACAATATTGTGAAGGTACAGGACGGGGACTTCCTCGGTGGACGCAGTAGCGTTTCGGATGACTTTGCTGATGAAGATTTTGATACAGATGATTTTGACGGTGATGAAGAAGATTTCTTGAGCTAA